TCCACGGCACCTTGCTGTCGGGCAGGGTGGCGGCGGCCATGCCGGCGATGATCGCCGGTTCCGAGCGCAGCTGCGGCGACGCCGGCGGCAGTTTGCCCAGCGATGCGTGCACCATCGACATCGAGTCTTCCACCGTCACCGCCTGGGGACCGCTGGCCTGCAGGTCGCGCTCGGTACGGCCGAGACAGGGCAGGATGAACGTGTTCTTGCAGGTCAGCAGGTGGGAGCGGTTGAGCTTGGTCGCGATATGCACCGAGAGTTCGAGCTTGCGCACGCCGTCGAAGCACCGCTGCGGGTCGGGCATGGCCACGGCCAGGTTGCCGCCCAGGCAGATCAGAACCTTCGAGCGCCCCTCGCTGATCGCCTGCATGGCGGCGACGGCATCATGGCCATGGGCGCCCGGCGGCTTGAAGCCGAAGGTCTGCTCGATGCGCTGGAGCATCACGGCGCCCGGTTTCTCGGTAATGCCGACCGTGCGGTCGCCCTGCACGTTGGAATGACCGCGCAACGGGCAGATGCCCGCACCCGGTTTGCCGAAGTTGCCGCGCAACAGCAGCAGGTTGGCCACCTGCTGCACGTTCTGCGTGCCTTGGTGATGCTGGGTCAGGCCCATGCCATAGGTGACGATGGTGGCGTTCGAGCTGGCGTAGGCCGCGGCGACATCCTGCAGCGCCTGCGCGGGAAGACCGGACGCGGCCTCGATGTCGTCCCAGCGGGTTGCGCGCAGGTCCGCGGCCAGCGCATCGAAACCCTCGGTATGTGCGGCGATGAACGCACGATCCAGCACGGGGCTTTCCTGCGCGCTGGCATCGTCCATTTCCAGCAGCGACTTCATGATGCCCTTGAGTGCCGCCGCATCGCCGCCCACCTTGACCTGCAGGTAGGTGGACGCGATCGGCGTCGCGCTCAGGGTGGCCATTTCCACCGGGCTTTGCGGGTCGGCGAAGCGCTCGAGCGCGCGCTCCTTCAGCGGGTTCAGCACGATGATGGGGACCCCGCGGTGGGCCACTTCGTGCAGCGTGCCCATCATCCGCGGATGGTTGGTCCCGGGGTTGTGCCCGATCGCGATGACCAGTTCGCAGTGGTCGAAGTCGTCCAGCGCGACCGTGCCCTTGCCGATGCCGATGGATTGCGGCAGGCCCACGCTGGTGGCTTCGTGGCACATGTTCGAGCAGTCGGGAAAGTTGTTGGTGCCGTATTCCCGGGCGAACAGCTGGTACAGGAAGGCCGCCTCGTTGGAGGCTCGTCCCGAGGTATAGAACTCGACCGTGTTCGGATCCGCCTGGCTGCGCAGGATCTCGCCGATACGCTCGACCGCGACGTCCCAGTCGACCGCCTCGTAGATGTCCTTTTCGGCGTTGTAGGCCAGCGGGTGGGTGAGGCGTCCTTCGTCTTCCAGCTGGTGGTCATTCCAGCCCAGCAGCTCGGTGACCGTATGCACGGCGAAGAAGTCCGGCGTGACCCGCTTCCGGGTAGCCTCCCAGGTCACCGCCTTGGCGCCGTTCTCGCAGAACTGGAAGGTCGAGGTGTGCTGCTTGTCGGGCCAGGCGCAACCCGGGCAGTCGAACCCTTCCGGCCGCTTGGCGCGCATGGCGTAGGGCTTGTTGGTCCTGAACAGGGTAACGGCCGCTTCCGCGGTGTTCATCTGTTCGAAAACCGCCTTGGCCGTGGCTCGCAAGGCGCCCCAGCCGCCTGCGGGCTGGTCGTAGGGGCGAATGCCGGGAATCTCTTTGTCAGCCATCGGTTGCCTCGTACATGTGCGGCAGGCGTACACCGGTCCATCGCGATCGACGCCTTGCCGGGTACTGCATTCCGACCGATACAGGCATGGCCGGGGGCGATGCGCGTAGCTGTCGGGTTGCGTGAAACGCTGGTCACTATCCTCTTCCAGGCGTGGGCTTGTCCATCCGCAACATGCGGCAGGCAGGCCTGTCGTGATGCCTGTGACACCGCATGCGGCAAATGTGTCGGGTGACCACTAGACTGCAGGCATCCGGCCCAAACAGCAGAGGTCAACGATGTCGACGAGCGACACAGCGCCACCCAGGCTGCAGGCGTCGGGCATCGTTGCGACGGCAGCCCTGGTGGCGTTGCTGTATTTCGGGCGCGAAGTGCTGGTGCCGGTGGTGCTTGCGCTGTTTCTTGGCGCCTTGCTCAGCCCTTGCGTGCGCGTGTGCCTGCGGGTGGGGCTGGGGCATGGCGTGTCCGTGTTGCTGGTGATGCTGGCCACGCTGGCCATCATCACCAGCATGGCGCTGGTACTGGGCTCGCAGGTCACCCAGCTGGGTCGCAGCCTGCCGCAGTATCAGTCCACCATCCACAGCAAGATGCGGACCCTGCGCAGCCTGACGGTGGACCGTTTCGCGGACATCCAGAGCGAGCTGGGGCAGGTCATCGAGCCGGCCGCGCACGGTGCCGCGCCAGCGCCGGTATCGCCCGAAATAACGGGCATGCCGGTTCCGGTGACGCCGCCGCCAACCGCGGCGCCCGAACGGGGCTCGACCTCGTTCGGCGTGCTGTCGCGGCTGATATCTGCGGCCTGGATGCCGCTGCAGACCACCGGTATCGTGCTGGTGGTGCTGGCGTTCGTGCTGCTGGAACAGGAGTCGTTGCGCGACCGCTTCATACGGCTGGCGGGTGGCGTCGACCTGCGCACCTCGACCATGGCCATCAACGATGCGGCGGCACGCTTGTCGCGCTTTTTCATCTCGACGTTTTC
This window of the Dyella sp. A6 genome carries:
- a CDS encoding FdhF/YdeP family oxidoreductase — encoded protein: MADKEIPGIRPYDQPAGGWGALRATAKAVFEQMNTAEAAVTLFRTNKPYAMRAKRPEGFDCPGCAWPDKQHTSTFQFCENGAKAVTWEATRKRVTPDFFAVHTVTELLGWNDHQLEDEGRLTHPLAYNAEKDIYEAVDWDVAVERIGEILRSQADPNTVEFYTSGRASNEAAFLYQLFAREYGTNNFPDCSNMCHEATSVGLPQSIGIGKGTVALDDFDHCELVIAIGHNPGTNHPRMMGTLHEVAHRGVPIIVLNPLKERALERFADPQSPVEMATLSATPIASTYLQVKVGGDAAALKGIMKSLLEMDDASAQESPVLDRAFIAAHTEGFDALAADLRATRWDDIEAASGLPAQALQDVAAAYASSNATIVTYGMGLTQHHQGTQNVQQVANLLLLRGNFGKPGAGICPLRGHSNVQGDRTVGITEKPGAVMLQRIEQTFGFKPPGAHGHDAVAAMQAISEGRSKVLICLGGNLAVAMPDPQRCFDGVRKLELSVHIATKLNRSHLLTCKNTFILPCLGRTERDLQASGPQAVTVEDSMSMVHASLGKLPPASPQLRSEPAIIAGMAAATLPDSKVPWMTFITDYDIIRNAIEAVFPDFARYNERILTPGGFRLPLPPTERVWNTPSGKAQFLRMKGLHEDPAPADPAILTLTTVRSHDQYNTTIYGFDDRYRGVFGRRDVVFMNAHDLAERGIEPGDQIRVETAIGQGPERQLVNVIAVAYDIARGSVATYYPEGNCLVPLDYNDQASGTPSYKSIPVRIVRAQAR